A single region of the Sphingobium sp. TKS genome encodes:
- a CDS encoding DUF4136 domain-containing protein: MTRFKKIGLIAAPALALVALSGCATSFKADVARFQQLPAPAGQSFTIVADDPRLAGGLEFSHYADLVGQRLTQTGYVAAGDPARADLIVRVSYGVDNGREKVRSTGVGAPDPFFYGGWGWRGRWGRPWGYGFYDPWLFGPGGYNDISSYTVYTSDLSMKIDRAADHRRLFEGKAQAQSLSNKLTYLVPNLIDAMFTGFPGQNGENVKITLPPEKKG, encoded by the coding sequence ATGACCCGTTTCAAAAAGATCGGCCTGATCGCGGCGCCCGCCCTGGCGCTCGTGGCGCTGTCGGGCTGCGCAACTTCCTTCAAGGCGGATGTCGCCCGCTTTCAGCAGCTCCCGGCGCCCGCCGGGCAGAGCTTCACCATCGTTGCGGACGATCCGCGTCTCGCCGGTGGTCTTGAATTTTCGCACTATGCCGATCTCGTCGGCCAGCGCCTGACCCAGACCGGCTATGTCGCGGCCGGTGACCCGGCGCGGGCCGACCTGATCGTTCGGGTTTCCTACGGCGTGGACAATGGGCGCGAGAAGGTGCGCTCGACCGGCGTCGGCGCGCCCGATCCCTTCTTTTACGGCGGCTGGGGCTGGCGCGGGCGCTGGGGCCGTCCCTGGGGCTATGGCTTTTATGATCCGTGGCTGTTCGGACCCGGCGGCTATAACGACATCAGCAGCTATACGGTCTATACCAGCGACCTCAGCATGAAGATCGACCGCGCCGCCGACCATCGCCGCCTGTTCGAAGGCAAGGCGCAGGCCCAGTCCCTGTCGAACAAGCTAACCTATCTGGTGCCGAACCTGATCGACGCGATGTTCACGGGATTCCCCGGTCAGAATGGCGAGAATGTGAAGATCACCCTGCCGCCCGAAAAGAAGGGCTGA
- the trpS gene encoding tryptophan--tRNA ligase produces MRVLSGIQPTGNLHLGNYLGAIRNWVRMQDEMDADSQCFFFLADMHSITVHEGREQRIRNVRDMAAALVAAGIDPDRSVLFNQARVPAHAELCWLLNGTARIGWLNRMTQFKDKVGKDREGASIGLFVYPVLQAADILVYNATHVPVGEDQKQHLELARDIATKFNTDFGVELFTLPDPIIPKESARIMSLRDGTAKMSKSDPSDMSRINLTDDDDAIMQKVKKAKTDPEPLPETAAGLAGRPEANNLVGIYATLAGTTADAVCAEFAGKGFGAFKPALGELLVETLRPIRSRFMELRTDDAALDAILEKGAAKASTAAAPTLRAAYDAMGLMR; encoded by the coding sequence ATGCGCGTCCTTTCCGGCATCCAGCCGACCGGCAATCTGCACCTGGGCAATTATCTGGGCGCGATCCGCAACTGGGTGCGGATGCAGGACGAAATGGACGCCGACAGCCAGTGCTTCTTCTTTCTGGCCGACATGCACTCCATCACCGTGCATGAGGGGCGCGAGCAGCGCATCCGCAACGTCCGCGACATGGCCGCCGCGCTGGTCGCCGCCGGGATCGATCCCGACCGCTCGGTCCTCTTCAACCAGGCGCGAGTGCCGGCCCATGCGGAACTCTGCTGGCTGCTGAACGGCACGGCACGGATCGGCTGGCTGAACCGCATGACCCAGTTCAAGGACAAGGTGGGCAAGGACCGCGAGGGCGCCTCCATCGGCCTGTTCGTCTATCCGGTGCTGCAAGCGGCCGACATCCTCGTCTACAACGCCACCCATGTGCCGGTGGGCGAGGACCAGAAGCAGCATCTGGAACTGGCGCGCGACATCGCCACCAAGTTCAACACCGATTTCGGCGTGGAACTCTTCACCCTGCCCGACCCGATCATCCCCAAGGAATCGGCGCGCATCATGTCACTGCGCGACGGCACGGCGAAGATGTCCAAGTCCGACCCTTCCGACATGAGCCGCATCAACCTGACCGACGATGACGATGCCATCATGCAGAAGGTGAAGAAGGCCAAGACCGATCCCGAGCCGCTGCCCGAAACCGCCGCTGGGCTGGCCGGGCGTCCGGAAGCGAACAATCTGGTCGGCATCTATGCGACGCTGGCGGGCACCACTGCCGACGCCGTCTGCGCCGAGTTTGCGGGCAAGGGCTTCGGCGCGTTCAAGCCCGCGCTGGGCGAGCTGTTGGTCGAAACGCTTCGGCCGATCCGGTCGCGGTTCATGGAATTGCGCACGGATGACGCCGCGCTCGACGCGATCCTGGAAAAAGGCGCGGCCAAGGCATCCACCGCAGCCGCGCCGACGTTGCGTGCCGCTTATGACGCCATGGGACTGATGCGCTGA
- the murJ gene encoding murein biosynthesis integral membrane protein MurJ — translation MKLARALGSVGGLTLASRILALVRDSLAARYVGAGFASDAFNGVAFRLPNMFRALFAEGAFSAAFIPMFNRKAAGPGGIAEGYHFAERALAVLLPVLVVFTALLIAAAWPITWALSGGFSRQHPTAEQFAFAVMLSRITLPYLALISLASLLGGILNSLDKFWVNAAAPILLNVAMIAGLWLFHGANEYETARVQAISVTVGGALQLLWLVWACRRAGVSMKLKRPRFDADVKELLRLIVPAAAGAGASQINLLISTALSGWLLASGSITYIYYADRLNQLPLGLIGIGLGTILLPTISRLLSTGQEQVAMDTQNRGIELALFLTLPATVAFIIVAEPIVRGLFQYGRFTVEDAQRCGWALSAFSIGLPSYVLVKVLTPGYYARGDTRTPVRYAMLSIVINIIGNFVLIPLLGQLGMGHVGPPLATALSSTVNVAMLYSTLVKRGHFAADAQLRRRLPRLAVAAVAMGAALYAGEGLLDPWLGGVMIQRYVALAVLVGVGIALYGVACFVTGAYRLSDLKALMRRKSATS, via the coding sequence ATGAAACTGGCCAGGGCGCTGGGCTCGGTCGGCGGACTGACGCTCGCCAGCCGGATACTCGCGCTGGTGCGCGATTCGCTGGCGGCGCGCTATGTCGGCGCGGGTTTCGCGTCGGACGCGTTCAACGGCGTCGCCTTCCGCCTGCCCAACATGTTCCGCGCCCTCTTTGCCGAGGGGGCCTTCTCCGCCGCCTTCATCCCGATGTTCAACCGCAAGGCGGCGGGACCGGGCGGAATCGCGGAAGGCTATCATTTTGCCGAGCGGGCGCTGGCAGTGCTGCTGCCGGTGCTGGTGGTCTTCACCGCGCTGCTGATCGCGGCGGCCTGGCCGATCACCTGGGCGCTATCCGGCGGCTTTTCGCGCCAGCATCCGACGGCCGAGCAATTCGCCTTCGCGGTCATGCTGTCGCGCATCACCTTGCCCTATCTGGCGCTGATCAGCCTGGCCTCGCTGCTGGGCGGCATATTGAATTCGCTCGACAAATTCTGGGTGAATGCGGCGGCGCCGATCCTGCTCAACGTCGCCATGATCGCGGGACTTTGGCTGTTCCACGGCGCCAATGAATATGAAACGGCGCGGGTACAGGCGATTTCCGTCACTGTGGGTGGCGCGCTGCAATTGCTCTGGCTGGTCTGGGCCTGCCGCCGGGCGGGCGTGTCGATGAAGCTCAAGCGGCCGCGTTTCGACGCGGATGTGAAGGAGTTGCTCCGCCTGATCGTTCCGGCAGCGGCGGGCGCGGGCGCGTCACAGATCAACCTGCTGATCTCCACCGCCTTGTCGGGCTGGCTGCTCGCTTCGGGATCGATCACCTATATCTATTATGCCGACCGGCTGAACCAGTTGCCGCTGGGGCTGATCGGCATCGGGCTTGGGACCATCCTGCTGCCGACCATCTCGCGCCTGCTTTCGACCGGGCAGGAACAAGTGGCAATGGACACGCAGAACCGAGGCATCGAACTGGCGCTGTTCCTGACGCTGCCCGCCACCGTCGCCTTCATCATTGTGGCCGAGCCGATCGTGCGCGGGCTGTTCCAATATGGCCGCTTCACCGTGGAGGACGCGCAGCGCTGCGGCTGGGCCTTGTCGGCCTTTTCCATCGGCCTGCCCTCCTATGTGCTCGTGAAGGTGCTGACGCCGGGCTATTATGCGCGCGGCGACACCCGGACGCCGGTGCGCTATGCGATGCTGTCTATCGTCATCAACATCATCGGCAATTTCGTGCTGATCCCGCTGCTTGGTCAGCTAGGCATGGGCCATGTCGGCCCGCCGCTGGCGACGGCGCTGTCCTCCACCGTCAATGTCGCCATGCTCTATTCCACGCTGGTGAAGCGCGGACACTTCGCCGCCGATGCGCAATTGCGGCGGCGGCTGCCCCGGCTGGCCGTGGCCGCTGTCGCCATGGGCGCGGCGCTTTATGCGGGCGAAGGGCTGCTCGACCCCTGGCTTGGCGGGGTGATGATCCAGCGCTATGTCGCGCTGGCCGTGCTTGTCGGCGTGGGGATCGCGCTGTACGGGGTGGCCTGCTTCGTCACGGGCGCCTATCGGCTGTCCGACCTCAAGGCGCTGATGCGCCGCAAAAGTGCAACCTCATAA
- a CDS encoding putative bifunctional diguanylate cyclase/phosphodiesterase: MQGVTLTSRATAFACAAGALVFILSLVLGQGQATDIDGIGRSLIIAILCGTLSWASARRTVATTASAIDGATERLLAAAHGDLQSAVPADIGQELPDLSVAMESLFSQVRTNLDHVQALALFDQVTGLANRANFCRQVERLLAERSEEGLAALFFIDLDGFKGVNDTLGHAAGDQLLARVAGRLREVAMAQASAGTGDCLIGRLAGDEFTLFVPALPDLETAGRIARAIQFALRERFDLGSQHVDLGASIGIACYPEHGDTLPALLRSADIAMYHAKHQGRNRAEMFTTELALEAADRAELERDLLLGLQRDEFLLEFQPQIEIGSGRAVSAEALVRWVHPERDLVMPSSFVPVAEESGAIVALGDWVMGRVCETAARWARSGIAQRIAINISSRELGQADFFLRLRHAMDAHQTPAIMLELEITESLAMDMKAWTLDQLSALRRDGVRVAIDDFGTGYSNLSRLRELPVDRVKIDRSLVRDIAVSAEARTICSAVVGLIQGLGMEVVVEGVETEAQMEMLRVIGCTLFQGYHLARPTGEEDYLARFAFVPMVERRSV, encoded by the coding sequence ATGCAGGGCGTGACATTGACAAGCCGCGCCACTGCCTTCGCCTGCGCCGCGGGGGCGCTGGTGTTCATCCTGTCGCTGGTCCTGGGCCAAGGGCAGGCGACGGATATCGACGGCATTGGCCGGTCCCTCATCATCGCGATCCTGTGCGGCACATTGAGCTGGGCTTCCGCCCGCCGAACCGTGGCGACGACTGCCAGCGCCATAGACGGGGCGACCGAGCGGCTGCTGGCGGCGGCGCATGGCGACCTGCAATCCGCCGTGCCTGCCGACATCGGCCAGGAACTGCCTGACCTCTCCGTGGCGATGGAAAGCCTGTTCAGCCAGGTGCGGACCAATCTGGACCATGTCCAGGCACTGGCCCTGTTCGATCAGGTGACCGGCCTTGCCAACCGCGCGAATTTTTGCAGGCAGGTCGAACGGCTGCTTGCCGAGCGCAGCGAAGAGGGGTTGGCGGCCCTGTTCTTCATCGACCTTGACGGGTTCAAGGGTGTCAACGACACGCTGGGCCATGCGGCGGGCGACCAGTTGCTGGCGCGCGTCGCCGGGCGCCTGCGTGAAGTCGCCATGGCGCAGGCCAGCGCGGGGACCGGCGACTGCCTGATCGGCCGTCTGGCGGGGGATGAATTCACCCTGTTCGTGCCTGCCCTGCCCGATCTGGAAACCGCCGGCCGGATTGCCCGCGCCATCCAGTTCGCGCTGCGCGAGCGGTTCGACCTGGGCAGCCAGCATGTCGACCTGGGCGCGTCGATCGGCATCGCCTGCTATCCCGAACATGGCGACACGCTGCCCGCGCTGCTGCGCTCGGCTGACATCGCCATGTATCATGCCAAGCATCAGGGCCGTAACCGGGCCGAGATGTTCACCACAGAGCTGGCGCTGGAAGCCGCCGATCGCGCCGAACTGGAGCGAGACCTGCTGCTGGGCCTGCAACGCGACGAGTTCCTGCTGGAATTCCAGCCGCAGATCGAGATCGGCAGCGGCCGGGCGGTCAGCGCCGAAGCGCTGGTCCGATGGGTGCATCCGGAACGCGATCTGGTCATGCCCAGTTCTTTCGTGCCCGTTGCCGAGGAAAGCGGCGCGATCGTGGCGCTGGGCGACTGGGTCATGGGCCGGGTATGCGAAACGGCGGCGCGCTGGGCGCGGAGCGGGATCGCGCAGCGTATCGCGATCAACATCTCTTCACGGGAACTGGGGCAGGCGGATTTCTTCCTGCGCCTGCGCCACGCTATGGACGCGCATCAGACTCCGGCGATCATGCTGGAACTGGAAATCACCGAATCGCTGGCGATGGACATGAAGGCGTGGACGCTCGATCAGTTGAGCGCCCTGAGGCGTGATGGCGTGCGCGTAGCCATCGACGATTTCGGAACGGGCTATTCCAACCTGTCGCGATTGCGGGAACTGCCCGTCGACCGGGTGAAGATCGACCGTTCGCTGGTCCGCGACATCGCCGTTTCGGCCGAAGCGCGCACGATTTGCAGCGCGGTCGTCGGACTGATTCAGGGTCTGGGCATGGAGGTGGTGGTCGAGGGCGTGGAGACCGAGGCGCAGATGGAGATGCTGCGCGTGATCGGCTGCACCCTGTTCCAGGGCTATCATCTGGCGCGGCCTACGGGCGAGGAGGATTATCTCGCCCGCTTTGCCTTTGTACCGATGGTCGAGCGCCGGTCGGTCTAA
- the mltA gene encoding murein transglycosylase A, whose amino-acid sequence MSLPSLGGGVRAGCALAVALLLSACAGGVIPPGAGGPAPTRPPRGGGETVTRPIPSTPRPTLPTTPPVTVPVDTANAVSAGVTRGPDIADLIPSGERSRKALQAFRLSCPSLMKRGDQSGLTQGADWNSACAAASSWPEASANEFFSRYFEAVQVGEGKAFVTGYYEPEIAGSRTRQPGYQVPIYRRPPNLVDVNLGLFSDSLKGKTIRGKVDGSNFVPFDDRSQIVSGSLAGRGLELAWAADPVEFFFLQVQGSGRLILPDGGVMRIGYDGQNGRDYTGIGKLMKDRGLIQAGSMQDIMAWLRANPAEGAAIMDENKSFVFFRELTGAGPLGALGVPVTPEATVAADPKYVPLGAPVLLSLDRAEPNGIWIAQDTGGAIKGANRFDSFWGAGSDARMIAGGMSARGSALILLPLGSAARLGQP is encoded by the coding sequence ATGAGCCTGCCGTCCTTGGGTGGTGGAGTGCGGGCGGGTTGCGCGCTGGCCGTAGCGCTGCTCTTGTCCGCTTGCGCGGGCGGCGTGATTCCGCCGGGCGCGGGCGGCCCCGCGCCGACGCGTCCGCCCCGTGGCGGTGGCGAGACGGTGACACGCCCCATTCCTTCCACGCCCCGGCCGACCTTGCCGACAACGCCGCCGGTGACGGTGCCTGTCGACACGGCCAATGCAGTCAGTGCTGGCGTCACGCGTGGCCCCGATATTGCCGATCTCATTCCCTCGGGCGAGCGCTCGCGCAAAGCGCTCCAGGCTTTCCGCCTGTCCTGCCCCTCGTTGATGAAGCGGGGCGACCAGAGCGGGCTGACGCAGGGAGCGGATTGGAACAGCGCCTGCGCTGCCGCCTCAAGCTGGCCCGAAGCATCGGCCAATGAATTTTTCTCCCGCTATTTCGAAGCGGTGCAGGTGGGCGAGGGAAAGGCCTTCGTCACCGGCTATTATGAGCCGGAGATCGCCGGATCGCGGACGCGCCAGCCCGGCTATCAGGTGCCGATCTACCGTCGCCCGCCCAATCTGGTCGACGTCAATCTCGGCCTGTTCAGCGACAGCCTGAAGGGCAAGACCATCAGAGGCAAGGTGGACGGCAGCAATTTCGTCCCCTTCGACGATCGGTCGCAGATCGTTTCGGGATCGCTGGCGGGCAGGGGGCTGGAACTGGCCTGGGCCGCCGATCCGGTCGAATTCTTCTTCCTCCAGGTGCAGGGCAGCGGGCGGCTGATCCTGCCCGATGGCGGCGTGATGCGCATCGGCTATGACGGGCAGAATGGCCGCGACTATACCGGCATCGGCAAGCTGATGAAGGATCGCGGCCTGATCCAGGCAGGATCGATGCAGGACATCATGGCCTGGCTGCGCGCCAATCCCGCCGAGGGCGCGGCGATCATGGACGAGAATAAGAGCTTCGTCTTCTTTCGTGAACTGACTGGCGCGGGCCCGCTGGGAGCCCTGGGCGTGCCGGTGACGCCGGAGGCGACGGTGGCGGCCGATCCCAAATATGTGCCGCTGGGTGCGCCGGTTCTCCTGTCGCTCGACCGGGCCGAACCCAATGGCATTTGGATCGCGCAGGATACCGGCGGCGCGATCAAGGGCGCCAATCGCTTCGACAGCTTTTGGGGCGCGGGCAGCGATGCCCGGATGATCGCGGGCGGCATGTCGGCGCGCGGCAGCGCGTTGATCCTGCTGCCGCTCGGGTCGGCGGCGCGGCTCGGCCAGCCCTGA
- the secB gene encoding protein-export chaperone SecB gives MAEEADIIQTTGNGADTGPQIALISQYVKDLSFENPNAPAVYQWQDQPQIDVQFNIGADKVGEEVVEVSLKVEVKATAPQGTAFAVELVYAAIFGMRNVPEDQMQPFMLAEAPRLLFPFARRVLADAIRDGGFPPLLLDPIDFGGLYVQQANAMAQTTGEPAGHA, from the coding sequence ATGGCCGAGGAAGCCGATATCATTCAAACCACCGGCAATGGCGCCGACACCGGCCCGCAGATTGCGCTGATCAGCCAATATGTGAAGGATCTGTCGTTCGAGAACCCGAACGCCCCGGCCGTCTACCAGTGGCAGGATCAGCCACAGATCGACGTCCAGTTCAACATCGGCGCCGACAAGGTGGGCGAGGAGGTCGTTGAAGTCTCGCTGAAGGTCGAGGTCAAGGCGACCGCGCCGCAGGGCACCGCCTTTGCCGTCGAGCTGGTCTATGCCGCGATCTTCGGCATGCGCAACGTGCCCGAAGACCAGATGCAGCCCTTCATGTTGGCCGAAGCGCCGCGCCTGCTCTTCCCCTTCGCCCGCCGCGTACTGGCCGATGCGATCCGCGACGGCGGCTTCCCGCCGCTGCTGCTCGACCCGATCGATTTCGGCGGCCTCTATGTCCAGCAGGCCAATGCCATGGCACAGACCACGGGCGAACCGGCCGGTCACGCCTGA
- a CDS encoding Smr/MutS family protein, translating to MARRNLTSEEQALWTALTRSVRPMRPGARTPALPAVAVEATGATRLTPLSVQTVAAAPARTPATTLDSSWERRIRSGNLAPDMAIDLHGHSLAAAHAQLNQALATAWARDARILLVVTGKPPKTSSSGGSRRGAIRGEIGHWLETSSYADRIASVRIAHQRHGGDGALYVIMRRKK from the coding sequence ATGGCCCGGCGCAATCTCACCTCTGAAGAACAGGCGCTCTGGACGGCGCTGACCCGGTCGGTAAGGCCGATGCGGCCCGGCGCGCGGACGCCCGCTCTTCCGGCGGTGGCGGTCGAGGCGACGGGCGCAACAAGGTTAACGCCTCTCTCCGTTCAGACCGTTGCCGCGGCCCCGGCGCGTACTCCGGCAACGACATTGGATTCGAGCTGGGAGCGCAGAATCCGTAGCGGAAATCTGGCGCCGGACATGGCCATAGATCTGCACGGGCATAGCCTGGCGGCGGCCCATGCCCAGCTTAACCAGGCGCTGGCCACGGCCTGGGCACGGGACGCCCGGATATTGCTGGTGGTCACCGGCAAACCGCCAAAAACCTCATCTTCAGGCGGATCGCGTCGCGGTGCCATTCGCGGCGAGATCGGCCATTGGCTGGAAACCAGCAGCTACGCCGACCGCATCGCGAGCGTGCGGATCGCGCATCAGCGCCACGGCGGCGACGGCGCGCTCTACGTGATAATGCGGCGCAAGAAATAA
- a CDS encoding Tim44/TimA family putative adaptor protein — translation MYVIVILAMIAGFLALRLYSVLGKRTGHEQEPALRPADERAKVTIVQPRPVAEMAGDSVRLSDGLIAPGGEAGVRALIAADRSFDVPQFVEGAKAAYKMVLEAFWRGDRQELEWLCDADVLASFEEAIAARQAEGHVLDNRLVRIEKAQIIDASVTGRMAEVSLRFEADIAAVTRDKDGHVVAGSLTDAVGTNDIWTFSRDLRSTDPNWRLSETDEAA, via the coding sequence GTGTATGTGATCGTCATCCTCGCCATGATTGCCGGTTTTCTGGCGCTGCGGCTCTATTCCGTGCTCGGCAAGCGCACCGGGCATGAGCAGGAGCCCGCCCTGCGCCCGGCTGACGAGCGCGCGAAAGTGACGATCGTGCAGCCCCGGCCGGTTGCGGAAATGGCGGGCGATTCGGTGCGCCTTTCCGATGGCCTGATCGCCCCTGGCGGCGAGGCGGGCGTGCGCGCATTGATCGCGGCGGACCGTAGTTTCGACGTGCCCCAGTTCGTCGAGGGCGCCAAGGCCGCCTACAAGATGGTGCTGGAAGCCTTTTGGCGGGGCGACCGGCAGGAGCTGGAATGGCTTTGCGACGCCGATGTGCTGGCCTCTTTCGAGGAAGCGATCGCCGCGCGTCAGGCGGAGGGCCACGTCCTCGACAATCGTCTGGTCCGGATCGAAAAGGCGCAGATCATCGACGCCAGCGTCACGGGCCGCATGGCGGAGGTATCGCTGCGGTTCGAGGCGGATATCGCTGCGGTCACCCGGGACAAGGACGGCCATGTCGTCGCCGGTTCGTTGACCGACGCGGTCGGCACCAACGATATCTGGACCTTCTCGCGCGATCTGCGCAGCACCGATCCCAATTGGAGGCTCAGCGAGACCGACGAGGCGGCATGA
- a CDS encoding peptidylprolyl isomerase: MIRQLSLFLAAFFCLGSAFAQTAAAPSPADVRVALETSVGRIVVAVHVAKAPVTATNFLRYVDQKRLDGTLFYRGVGTADYGFVQGGAQNDPKRVLPPIKHEPTSQTGLTHDDGALSMARYAPGSATGDFFIVLGKMPGMDAHPEAAGDNQGFAVFAHIVEGMEVVKAILAAPKSPTAGEGVMKGQMLEQPVKILTVRRMP; this comes from the coding sequence ATGATCCGACAGCTTTCTCTTTTCCTCGCCGCTTTTTTCTGTCTTGGCTCTGCCTTCGCGCAGACCGCTGCCGCGCCGTCACCCGCCGATGTGCGGGTCGCGCTCGAAACCAGCGTCGGGCGCATTGTTGTAGCCGTGCATGTCGCCAAGGCGCCGGTCACGGCCACGAACTTCCTGCGCTATGTCGATCAGAAGCGGCTGGACGGCACGCTATTCTATCGCGGTGTCGGCACGGCCGATTATGGCTTCGTGCAGGGTGGCGCGCAGAACGATCCCAAGCGCGTCCTGCCGCCGATCAAGCATGAACCGACAAGCCAGACGGGCCTTACCCATGATGACGGCGCGCTTTCCATGGCCCGCTATGCGCCGGGCAGCGCGACCGGCGATTTCTTCATCGTGCTGGGCAAGATGCCGGGCATGGATGCGCATCCGGAGGCGGCGGGAGACAATCAGGGTTTCGCCGTCTTCGCCCATATTGTCGAAGGCATGGAAGTGGTGAAGGCGATCCTGGCCGCGCCCAAATCGCCCACGGCTGGCGAGGGCGTGATGAAGGGACAGATGCTGGAGCAGCCGGTGAAGATTCTGACGGTGCGGCGCATGCCCTGA